One genomic segment of Candidatus Kryptonium sp. includes these proteins:
- the nuoL gene encoding NADH-quinone oxidoreductase subunit L — MHKYIGLALIFPLVGFIINGLLGWKIKKEKIIGWFGSLTVGASFVVSLLIYIELLGLPSYERRFIVEYFSWIKTGGLDISFSYLVDPLSILMAMVVTGVGFLIHIYSIGYMHGDKGFARFFAYLNLFIFMMLTLVLADNYLLMFLGWEGVGLCSYLLIGFWYDRPFEKMTTSDAGRKAFIVNRIGDFGFLIALFLMYKYFGSLDYNTVFSIASKLQSGDTTIFWITLLLFIGATGKSAQIPLYVWLPDAMAGPTPVSALIHAATMVTAGVYMIARSSVLYALSPTTMEIVAIIGALTAVYAASMGLVQNGIKKVLAYSTISQLGYMFLAMGVGAFSAGIFHLTTHAFFKALLFLGAGAVMHALDNEEDIQKMGGLKEHLPITYKTFFIASLAIAGIPPLSGFFSKDEILWGAYSKGYFWLWLIGAVGAFMTAFYMFRLVALVFETPPRYGAKHPHEAPKVMTIPLIILGFFSVVSGFIGIPESFGVKNLLHHWLEPVFEDAHAKLILETAVHSTTTEFLLMFLSVLIGVGGILLARYLYLQRMDLVGKITQNFYGIYKIVYNKYYVDEIYDAVVVKPVVWGSEKLLWRFFDVKIIDGIVNGSAKITSTISSIIRYVQNGIVQFYAVIFVIGILIVLWIIF; from the coding sequence ATGCATAAGTACATTGGACTTGCACTCATATTTCCGTTAGTTGGTTTTATTATCAATGGTCTACTCGGGTGGAAGATAAAGAAAGAAAAAATAATAGGTTGGTTTGGAAGTTTAACAGTTGGAGCATCTTTTGTTGTTTCGCTCTTGATATATATTGAATTACTTGGATTACCATCCTATGAGAGGAGGTTCATCGTTGAATACTTTTCATGGATAAAGACTGGTGGGTTAGATATTTCCTTCTCATACCTTGTTGATCCGCTTTCAATCTTAATGGCTATGGTTGTGACAGGTGTTGGATTTTTGATTCATATTTATTCAATTGGCTACATGCACGGCGATAAAGGATTTGCGAGATTTTTTGCTTATTTGAATTTATTCATATTTATGATGCTTACGCTTGTCCTTGCTGATAATTATCTACTTATGTTTCTTGGATGGGAAGGTGTTGGTTTATGCTCCTATCTTTTGATTGGATTTTGGTATGATAGACCTTTTGAAAAGATGACGACAAGTGATGCGGGAAGGAAGGCATTTATCGTGAATAGAATTGGTGACTTCGGTTTTCTCATTGCCTTGTTTTTAATGTATAAGTATTTTGGAAGTTTGGATTATAACACTGTTTTCTCAATTGCAAGCAAGCTTCAATCTGGTGATACAACTATTTTTTGGATAACTTTACTTTTATTTATTGGCGCAACTGGTAAATCCGCTCAAATTCCGCTTTATGTTTGGCTTCCTGATGCGATGGCTGGACCGACTCCCGTAAGTGCATTGATTCACGCTGCGACGATGGTAACTGCTGGTGTTTATATGATTGCTCGCTCTTCCGTGCTATATGCGCTTTCTCCAACTACGATGGAAATCGTAGCAATAATTGGGGCATTGACCGCTGTCTATGCTGCTTCAATGGGACTTGTTCAAAATGGAATTAAAAAAGTTCTTGCCTATTCAACGATAAGCCAACTTGGTTATATGTTCCTTGCTATGGGGGTTGGTGCGTTCTCTGCTGGTATATTTCATCTTACAACACATGCATTTTTCAAAGCTTTGCTTTTCCTTGGAGCTGGTGCGGTGATGCATGCTCTTGATAACGAGGAAGACATTCAAAAAATGGGTGGACTAAAAGAACATTTGCCTATAACATATAAAACTTTCTTCATCGCTTCACTTGCAATTGCTGGAATTCCACCTCTCTCTGGATTTTTCAGCAAAGATGAGATACTTTGGGGCGCTTATTCAAAAGGTTATTTTTGGCTTTGGCTTATTGGAGCAGTCGGTGCATTTATGACAGCTTTTTACATGTTCAGATTGGTTGCACTTGTTTTTGAAACACCACCAAGATATGGAGCGAAACATCCTCACGAAGCGCCCAAAGTTATGACAATTCCTTTAATCATACTTGGATTTTTCTCCGTTGTTTCCGGATTTATTGGAATTCCTGAATCTTTCGGAGTGAAAAATCTTTTACACCACTGGCTTGAACCTGTGTTTGAAGATGCACACGCAAAACTTATTCTTGAAACAGCGGTGCATTCAACTACGACAGAGTTTCTACTTATGTTTCTATCGGTTTTAATTGGTGTCGGCGGTATACTGCTTGCGCGCTATCTTTATTTACAGAGAATGGATTTGGTTGGAAAGATCACACAAAACTTTTATGGAATTTATAAGATCGTTTATAACAAATATTATGTGGATGAAATTTACGATGCGGTTGTTGTTAAGCCGGTCGTGTGGGGAAGCGAAAAATTGCTGTGGAGATTTTTTGATGTAAAAATTATTGATGGAATTGTCAATGGAAGTGCAAAAATCACATCAACGATAAGCTCAATAATTAGGTATGTTCAAAATGGGATCGTTCAATTTTACGCGGTCATTTTCGTAATCGGAATTTTAATTGTTCTCTGGATTATTTTTTGA
- the nuoK gene encoding NADH-quinone oxidoreductase subunit NuoK gives MPLSWYLFLSLILFTIGVLGVLIRRNAIVIFMCIELMLNSVNLALVGFSSYIGNEIGQMLVFFVMVVAAAEVSVGLAIVIAIFRNRLTVNIDEINLLKW, from the coding sequence ATACCTCTGTCGTGGTATTTATTTTTAAGTTTAATTCTTTTCACGATCGGAGTCCTTGGAGTTTTAATAAGAAGGAATGCGATTGTCATATTTATGTGTATTGAATTAATGTTAAACTCTGTAAATCTTGCGCTCGTGGGATTTTCAAGCTATATCGGGAATGAAATTGGCCAAATGCTTGTATTTTTCGTCATGGTGGTTGCAGCTGCAGAAGTTTCAGTTGGACTTGCAATCGTGATTGCGATCTTCAGAAACAGGTTAACAGTAAACATTGATGAAATCAATCTATTAAAATGGTAA
- a CDS encoding NADH-quinone oxidoreductase subunit J: MTSQALVFFILAFISIASAILMITRANPVKSAIFLIVNFLSLSILYLTLNAQFIAIIQVLVYAGAIMVLFVFVIMLLNLQDEKRLSDKFDVKRLIAFVLVFLVFAQIAIGLGKSMSGRFLKPADNSIELGKIEFIGEKLFTSYILPFEITSLILIVAIVGAIVLAKRKFE, encoded by the coding sequence ATGACCTCACAAGCACTTGTTTTCTTTATTCTCGCTTTTATTTCAATTGCGTCCGCAATTTTGATGATAACTCGTGCCAATCCAGTGAAAAGCGCAATTTTTTTGATAGTTAACTTTTTATCTCTCTCAATTTTATACCTTACTCTAAATGCTCAGTTCATTGCTATAATTCAAGTTCTCGTTTATGCTGGTGCTATAATGGTTCTTTTCGTATTTGTTATAATGTTATTGAACCTTCAGGACGAGAAAAGGTTAAGCGATAAATTTGATGTGAAGAGATTAATTGCTTTCGTCCTTGTTTTTCTTGTCTTCGCACAAATTGCTATAGGGCTTGGTAAATCAATGAGCGGAAGATTTTTGAAACCAGCTGATAATTCAATTGAACTCGGTAAGATTGAATTTATCGGCGAAAAACTTTTTACCAGCTACATCCTGCCGTTTGAGATAACTTCCCTGATTTTAATCGTTGCGATAGTTGGCGCAATTGTCCTCGCTAAAAGAAAATTTGAGTAG
- a CDS encoding GWxTD domain-containing protein yields the protein METKFKADGKSGGGAMKNFVLILLILISNITLAQVEASSPRSYSDPQFYFNALNFAGDLNQNESRVDIYIQIPYEYLQFIKEGGNYVANYEVIVNVSTLKGKYVTEKVWTQKVIAENFEQTISKAFLDISQVFLNLPFGDYKISVQVIDLDTKYGLKKDGFISVRNFMKNPLTMSDLMFVSSVKFENNQKIIVPNVSNTITSNTTQNFYVFFEIYNNTNSSDSVGIVYKINKIKGRKKEQITIRTGKISEFIKPGKNSVILEVPELQLGFGDYIIFVEARMNSNPDYYTISQRNFTARWLEIPDLITDLDKAIEQLVYIAKPEELKYIKSSADDAEKERRFLEFWRKRDPTPNTLKNELMEEYYGRVKYANEHFGHYIEGWKTDMGMVYIIFGPPSSVDRHPFDIDSKPYEIWYYYEINRRFIFIDETGFGDYRLITPLWDEWPRNTWR from the coding sequence TTGGAAACAAAATTTAAAGCCGATGGCAAATCGGGTGGAGGAGCAATGAAAAATTTCGTTTTAATTTTGCTAATTCTAATATCAAATATAACTTTAGCACAGGTTGAAGCAAGCTCTCCACGAAGCTATTCAGACCCTCAATTTTATTTTAATGCCTTGAACTTCGCGGGAGACCTAAACCAAAACGAAAGCAGAGTAGATATTTACATCCAAATTCCATATGAATATCTTCAGTTCATTAAAGAAGGCGGAAATTATGTCGCAAATTATGAGGTTATAGTTAACGTTTCAACTCTCAAAGGTAAATATGTAACTGAAAAAGTTTGGACTCAAAAAGTCATCGCTGAAAATTTTGAGCAAACGATTTCAAAAGCTTTCTTAGACATTTCACAGGTATTTTTGAATCTCCCGTTCGGCGATTATAAGATCAGCGTCCAAGTAATAGATCTTGATACCAAATACGGGCTAAAGAAAGATGGATTCATAAGCGTACGAAACTTCATGAAAAATCCATTGACCATGAGCGACCTGATGTTTGTTTCCTCCGTTAAATTTGAAAACAATCAAAAAATAATCGTTCCAAATGTATCAAACACGATCACTTCAAACACCACACAAAATTTTTATGTTTTCTTTGAAATTTATAATAACACCAATAGCTCTGATTCAGTTGGAATAGTTTACAAAATCAACAAAATAAAGGGCAGAAAAAAAGAACAGATAACAATTCGCACTGGAAAAATTAGCGAGTTTATAAAACCGGGGAAAAATTCAGTTATACTTGAGGTTCCGGAACTCCAGCTTGGATTTGGGGATTACATTATTTTCGTTGAAGCAAGGATGAATTCAAATCCTGACTATTATACTATTTCCCAGCGAAACTTCACCGCAAGATGGCTTGAAATTCCAGATCTAATAACCGATCTTGATAAAGCAATTGAGCAACTTGTTTATATTGCGAAACCTGAGGAGTTAAAGTATATAAAATCATCGGCGGATGATGCAGAAAAAGAAAGAAGATTTCTTGAATTTTGGCGTAAGAGAGACCCTACTCCAAACACGCTTAAAAATGAACTTATGGAGGAATATTACGGTAGAGTCAAGTATGCAAATGAACACTTTGGACATTATATTGAAGGATGGAAGACAGATATGGGAATGGTTTATATAATCTTCGGACCACCAAGCAGTGTTGACAGACATCCGTTTGATATAGACAGCAAACCATATGAGATATGGTATTATTACGAGATTAACAGACGATTTATATTTATTGATGAAACTGGATTTGGAGATTACCGTTTGATAACTCCACTATGGGACGAATGGCCAAGAAACACCTGGCGTTAA
- the rimO gene encoding 30S ribosomal protein S12 methylthiotransferase RimO — MRNKTKKIHILTLGCPKNLVDSEVLISKLKNDFKIVEKPEKAEIVIINTCGFIDSAKQESIDKIFEVVSLKEKGKLENVYVMGCLVERYKDELEKEIPEVDKFFGVEKFNEILKELNVDYNRELLGEREITTGHYAYIKISEGCDNPCSFCAIPLIRGKYISRPIEEIIKEAQKLAWKGVKELIIVAQDTTYYGLDIYGERKLAELLQRLSEINGIEWIRLMYTFPAKFPEEVIDVIAKNEKICKYIDIPIQHISDKILKSMRRGITKKRTIELLEKIREKIPEVAIRTSLIVGYPGESEKEFEELLNFVNEFKFDRLGVFTYSQEEGTTAYDLGDPIPTEEKEKRMALIMNAQRNIILKRNESMIGRKLKVLIDRKEKGYYVGRTQWDAPEIDLEVLVEDENLEIGKFYDVEIYDFFEYDLIGRIDTNSKH, encoded by the coding sequence ATGAGAAATAAAACGAAGAAAATACACATTCTAACGCTTGGTTGCCCCAAAAACTTGGTTGATTCCGAAGTTTTGATAAGCAAGCTAAAGAACGATTTTAAAATCGTTGAAAAGCCAGAGAAAGCCGAGATCGTGATCATAAACACCTGTGGTTTTATTGACTCAGCCAAACAAGAATCAATAGATAAAATTTTTGAAGTAGTTTCACTTAAGGAGAAAGGAAAACTTGAAAATGTTTATGTGATGGGTTGCTTAGTTGAAAGATATAAAGATGAGCTTGAAAAGGAAATACCCGAAGTTGATAAGTTTTTTGGTGTTGAAAAATTTAACGAGATTTTAAAAGAATTAAATGTTGACTATAATCGTGAACTTCTCGGAGAAAGAGAAATCACCACTGGACATTATGCATATATTAAAATTTCAGAAGGTTGTGATAACCCTTGTTCCTTTTGTGCAATCCCTTTGATTCGTGGTAAATACATAAGTCGTCCAATTGAAGAGATAATAAAAGAAGCGCAAAAACTAGCTTGGAAAGGCGTTAAAGAATTAATCATCGTCGCACAAGATACCACTTACTATGGACTTGACATTTACGGCGAAAGAAAACTTGCCGAGCTTTTACAACGACTTTCAGAAATTAACGGAATTGAATGGATACGCCTGATGTACACATTCCCCGCAAAATTTCCTGAAGAAGTAATTGATGTAATTGCGAAGAACGAAAAAATTTGTAAGTATATTGACATCCCGATTCAACATATCTCCGACAAAATTTTAAAGTCAATGAGACGCGGGATCACAAAGAAAAGAACAATTGAACTTCTAGAAAAAATAAGGGAAAAGATCCCAGAAGTCGCCATAAGGACCAGCTTAATCGTTGGCTACCCTGGCGAGAGTGAGAAGGAGTTTGAAGAACTGCTCAACTTTGTAAATGAATTCAAATTTGATCGTCTCGGTGTATTTACATACTCACAAGAGGAAGGAACAACAGCTTATGACCTTGGCGACCCAATACCAACCGAAGAAAAAGAGAAAAGAATGGCTTTAATTATGAATGCACAACGCAACATAATACTTAAAAGAAACGAGTCCATGATCGGCAGGAAATTAAAGGTTTTGATAGACCGAAAGGAAAAAGGTTACTATGTCGGTAGAACCCAATGGGATGCACCTGAAATTGATCTTGAAGTTTTGGTTGAAGATGAAAATTTGGAAATTGGTAAATTTTACGATGTTGAAATTTACGATTTTTTTGAGTATGATTTAATCGGAAGAATAGACACCAATTCCAAACATTGA
- a CDS encoding phosphatidate cytidylyltransferase, which produces MSSLKTRLAVAFIGIPLIFFITIYGKLLFLAFVLIISVLATYEYYNLVKRKNTAPIFLIGALSTLLIDLTFYIGNLQYLLVILITTVLLTGLVELFRKPQFPNWSAISNFATTLFPIFYISLSLATLIGLREMKNLDYFKSGVFVLSIFAIIWICDTAAYFIGGSLGKRKLYERVSPKKTVEGFLGGLVFAFLSSFITKYFIVDFLTEIDAIVIAIIIGVLGQLGDLVESLIKRDVGVKDSSNIIPGHGGIFDRFDSLIYVAPFVYIYFVIFK; this is translated from the coding sequence TTGAGCAGCTTAAAAACTCGCCTTGCCGTTGCTTTTATTGGCATTCCGTTGATATTTTTTATAACGATATATGGTAAACTTCTCTTTCTTGCCTTTGTTTTAATTATATCAGTTTTAGCAACATATGAGTATTACAACCTTGTCAAGCGAAAAAATACTGCGCCTATTTTTTTAATCGGTGCGCTTTCTACCCTGTTGATTGATTTGACTTTTTACATTGGAAACCTTCAATATCTTTTAGTAATTTTGATCACAACAGTTTTATTAACCGGGCTTGTTGAATTGTTTAGGAAACCACAATTTCCAAATTGGTCCGCAATATCAAACTTCGCAACGACCTTGTTTCCAATTTTTTATATTAGCTTGTCATTGGCAACGCTCATTGGACTTAGAGAGATGAAAAATCTTGACTATTTCAAATCTGGCGTCTTCGTGCTCTCAATCTTTGCAATTATCTGGATTTGCGATACAGCAGCATATTTCATCGGTGGATCGCTCGGCAAAAGAAAACTTTATGAAAGAGTCAGCCCTAAAAAAACAGTTGAAGGATTTCTCGGAGGTTTAGTTTTTGCCTTTTTATCTTCTTTTATCACAAAGTATTTCATCGTGGATTTTTTGACTGAAATAGATGCCATTGTGATAGCGATAATAATTGGGGTTCTCGGACAACTTGGCGATCTCGTAGAATCTTTAATAAAAAGAGATGTCGGAGTTAAAGATTCTTCAAACATCATCCCCGGACATGGTGGCATTTTTGACAGATTTGATAGTTTGATTTATGTTGCCCCATTCGTTTATATTTACTTTGTGATCTTCAAATAA
- a CDS encoding DUF2007 domain-containing protein produces MPKCPLCGFTYPDGVTTCPDCDINLIEEKPEICIYCGSEIEPGLPYCPECGKIFITRIFEPEDEIECDEHFDKPAVGICVVCGKPVCKECSVEVDGKIYCKEGNHRQYDEDWVVVYTTQYEYEAEMLKANIESAGIPCVVFSTKDHAYYTTIGFGIVKVLVPKSKKEIALRIIEDLRYQDENFYE; encoded by the coding sequence ATGCCGAAATGTCCACTTTGCGGATTCACATACCCTGATGGAGTAACTACTTGTCCAGATTGCGATATAAATTTAATTGAAGAAAAACCAGAAATCTGTATCTATTGCGGTTCTGAAATAGAACCTGGGCTTCCCTATTGCCCAGAATGTGGCAAAATTTTCATCACGCGAATTTTTGAACCCGAGGATGAAATTGAGTGCGACGAACATTTTGATAAACCTGCCGTTGGAATCTGTGTTGTTTGTGGTAAACCTGTATGCAAAGAATGTTCCGTTGAAGTTGATGGGAAAATTTATTGTAAAGAAGGAAACCACCGCCAATATGACGAAGATTGGGTTGTTGTTTATACCACTCAATATGAATATGAAGCTGAAATGTTAAAAGCAAACATTGAAAGCGCTGGAATTCCATGCGTCGTGTTCTCAACAAAAGATCATGCTTACTATACGACGATCGGATTTGGAATCGTTAAGGTGCTCGTTCCAAAAAGCAAAAAAGAGATCGCTTTAAGGATAATTGAAGATCTTCGGTACCAAGATGAAAACTTTTATGAATAA
- a CDS encoding CPBP family intramembrane metalloprotease, whose protein sequence is MDENFEQEKIQPKSSLKSSPITMTLIALGTVFVLYQFFGAGLALLLFGELDEENVQGFRLITMFSQFMFIFVPTLIFARWQETEYKEIFKLKAPTLPEIILTIVGTLSLQNIAQIYLYIQDILLPIEELSPIFETLRKMMEQTYSILISARSLVEFAFVVLVVAFTPAVCEELLFRGLVQHNISKASNYKLGFVITGVIFAMYHINPFSFIPLIALGVYFGYLVYKSGSIYLSIIAHFVNNFSAAYFYYAFGKEGIISSQTSLLPMIGFFSIAIFIGSIYAFEVIYLNKIKSEN, encoded by the coding sequence ATGGACGAAAACTTTGAACAAGAAAAAATTCAACCCAAAAGCTCGCTTAAGTCATCTCCAATCACGATGACATTGATTGCGCTTGGAACTGTATTTGTCCTTTATCAATTTTTTGGTGCTGGCCTTGCACTCCTCTTATTTGGAGAACTTGACGAAGAAAATGTCCAAGGCTTTAGATTGATAACCATGTTTTCGCAATTTATGTTTATTTTTGTCCCAACCTTGATTTTCGCACGATGGCAAGAAACTGAATATAAAGAAATTTTCAAGCTTAAAGCTCCAACTTTACCCGAGATAATCCTCACAATAGTTGGAACTTTATCGCTTCAAAACATAGCCCAAATTTATCTCTACATTCAAGATATTTTGCTACCGATTGAGGAACTTTCCCCCATTTTTGAAACATTGCGCAAGATGATGGAACAAACCTATTCAATTTTAATATCAGCAAGATCATTGGTTGAGTTTGCATTTGTCGTTCTTGTCGTCGCATTTACCCCCGCTGTGTGCGAAGAACTTCTCTTCAGAGGGCTTGTGCAACACAATATATCAAAAGCAAGTAATTACAAACTTGGCTTTGTTATAACAGGAGTGATCTTTGCAATGTATCACATAAACCCTTTTAGCTTTATACCGCTTATAGCGCTTGGAGTTTACTTCGGATATTTAGTTTACAAATCTGGCAGTATATATCTTTCAATAATCGCTCACTTTGTTAATAACTTCAGCGCCGCTTATTTTTACTATGCCTTCGGAAAGGAAGGAATTATCTCTTCTCAAACTTCGCTTTTGCCTATGATAGGGTTTTTCTCAATAGCAATTTTCATCGGCTCAATTTATGCTTTTGAAGTCATATATTTAAACAAAATTAAATCCGAGAATTAA
- a CDS encoding DUF3108 domain-containing protein, with the protein MFKKVFLIFALFIFGALKQNITEKPPELNIRKIEHNAFKVGERLLYDVKYKFIKVGEAEISIPEIVDYNGRKCYRAVFRVWSLPFFSVFYKVEDKYESLIDVDGIFPWRFEQRIREGGYKRDFYAEFDHVNLIARTSEGVFPIPRYAQDVFSAFYYARTQDYSDKKPGDRMKLENFYRNKTYPLEIKYLGEQTVKVKAGTFKCVVVEPLIVEGGLFKAKGRFLLWITNDDKKIPVKMTAEIPIGDIDGELRAFEGVEKIGAKID; encoded by the coding sequence TCTGTTTATTTTCGGAGCTCTTAAACAGAACATCACTGAAAAGCCACCTGAACTTAACATTAGGAAAATTGAACACAACGCTTTCAAAGTTGGAGAGCGACTTCTTTACGATGTTAAATATAAGTTTATCAAAGTTGGCGAAGCCGAGATCTCCATCCCAGAGATAGTTGATTATAATGGCCGTAAATGTTATCGTGCTGTCTTCAGAGTTTGGTCATTACCTTTCTTTTCAGTGTTTTATAAAGTTGAAGATAAGTACGAGAGCTTAATTGATGTTGATGGAATTTTCCCTTGGAGATTTGAGCAACGCATAAGGGAAGGAGGATACAAACGAGATTTTTACGCTGAATTTGATCATGTCAACTTGATTGCGAGAACATCTGAAGGAGTTTTCCCGATCCCACGATATGCACAAGATGTTTTCTCTGCTTTTTACTACGCAAGAACACAAGATTATTCTGATAAAAAGCCCGGCGACAGAATGAAACTTGAAAATTTCTACAGAAACAAAACATATCCTCTTGAGATAAAATATCTTGGCGAGCAAACTGTAAAAGTTAAAGCTGGTACTTTCAAGTGTGTCGTAGTAGAACCTCTTATAGTAGAAGGAGGACTTTTCAAAGCCAAAGGTAGATTTTTGCTATGGATAACGAACGATGATAAAAAAATTCCAGTAAAAATGACCGCCGAAATACCCATCGGAGATATAGACGGAGAATTGAGAGCATTTGAAGGTGTTGAAAAGATAGGTGCTAAAATAGACTGA